Proteins from one Microtus pennsylvanicus isolate mMicPen1 chromosome 7, mMicPen1.hap1, whole genome shotgun sequence genomic window:
- the Trim39 gene encoding E3 ubiquitin-protein ligase TRIM39 isoform X5 translates to MAGPVKDREAFQRLSFLYQAAHCVLSQNPENQALARFYCHTEKTIAKRLVLRQDPSVKRTLCRDCSSLLIPGLTCTQRQRRLKGQRWTVQTCLTCQRSQRFLNDPKHLLWGDRPEAQLENQADFRASEPLPNTAHLPKENKQPQASDTNDKFTISQINKD, encoded by the exons ATGGCGGGCCCAGTGAAGGACCGGGAGGCCTTCCAGAGACTCAGCTTTCTGTACCAG GCTGCACACTGCGTCCTCTCGCAGAATCCGGAGAACCAGGCACTGGCGAGGTTTTACTGCCACACGGAGAAGACCATCGCGAAGCGGCTGGTCCTGCGGCA GGACCCCTCGGTGAAGAGGACGCTCTGTCGCGACTGCTCCTCTCTCCTCATCCCGGGCCTCACCTGCACCCAGCGCCAGAGAC GCCTGAAGGGACAGCGCTGGACGGTACAGACCTGCCTGACGTGCCAGCGTAGCCAGCGGTTCCTCAATGACCCCAAGCATCTGCTCTGGGGTGACCGGCCTGAGGCCCAGCTGGAAAATCAGGCAG ATTTCAGAGCATCAGAGCCCCTGCCAAACACAGCCCACCTGCCTAAGGAGAACAAGCAGCCTCAGGCTTCAGACACCAATGACAAATTCACCATTTCCCAGATAAATAAAGATTGA